A stretch of DNA from Bos taurus isolate L1 Dominette 01449 registration number 42190680 breed Hereford chromosome 25, ARS-UCD2.0, whole genome shotgun sequence:
CTGGTCTCCTGGCTCAGAGTAGGGACCTGACCCCCGGCCCAGCATTTGGAGCCCCAGTCACTGCACTAGACCAGGTGGGGGCCCCAGGAGCAGGTGACCCGTCTCTGTGACCTTCCCCCACCTCAGTGTCCATCCCAGAGTGTCCCCTCCTCACTGGCCCCGCCCACACTCTGGCCCTGCCCACACTCTGGCCCCCATGGTGTCTGCTGCTCAGGCCCATTCCTTCTCCCCAGGTCCCTGGGACCCTGAAAATGCAGAGCAAATATCTACCCCAGGCCTGGAGCAAAGCCCCCATTTAACCATTAGGGGAAGACCCTGGGCTTGCTGCCTCTACACTTCTAGTGTTCAATCAGTggtcctctttccttttctctttgaccCTAACCTGGGCAGAACTGCTTTCCCATAGGCATTCTCAAACTGAGAGACCATTTCTGGTTGAGCTGAGTTGGGGTTGAAAGGCGACAGTGGGGAGAAGCACCCCTCCCTTTCGGTCATCCCAGGAAGCAGAGGCCGGACTTGCAGGAGGATaggggaggggacagggctgGGGTGCAGGGGAGGAAACAGCAGAGGAAGAGGGACAGACCTCAGCTGACTCAGGAGACATCAGGACCCCAGTGAGGGTGCTGGGAGGAGggaccagccccctccccaggttCCTGAgactggggcaggggctgggacGCAGTGAGGGGCTCCCGGGCCCTGCTCAACTCACCTCTTGATTAGGCCCAGAGGACCTATGAACACTCGAATCCCGGTGATATCGTTTTGGAAGTCTCTAGAGGTACTGAAATAGGTACCTCCTCCAGGCCCATACTTCTCTATTAGATGAAAGAACCAggtggggaagagaaaaaaataagcacaCGGTGACGTGTTGGCTGTTTCTACCCAGAGGAGGACACAGCCCCTCAGACGAGGGGACAGGCCTGAGAGCAGAGTCCGTCTGTGACAAGGGCTGGCCCAGACCCCAGCCCTGGACAGAGGGAGGGGTGAAGGGGGCCTCcaggggggtgggctggggggacCCCCAGCCAGACTTACGCTGTGCCCAGCAGGTGGGGCTCCACAGGAGGGCGAGGGTCAGCCACAGCAGCATGGCTTCTGGCTGGAGATTCAAGGGCTCCTGGGGAGAATAGCACAGGCCTACGATCTCAGAGAGGGGCCTCCCCTGACCTCGTGGGCCCAAGcatggtgggggcggggccttACCTGGCCTGCGGAGTCTGTCTTTTGGTACCTGGATGTCCGCCACTGGGCCTTTTATACCCTCCTGGGCCATGTGGGCCCCCCTCCAGGAGGAAGGAGTCAAGGGGTCAGCAGGGAGCAGGAAGGAGCTGGTGGGGGGGTCTTCTGGGGGAATCCCCAGAGCCATCCAGTGGGGAGGCTCCCGGATATGCTGTGTTTATTGTTTTGGCCCCGCAGCCTACATAAATACACGGAGACAATGACAGGTATTTTACTCTGACCTCTGGGTCTCTCTTCTGGGCCCTTGCACTTGACCTTGACTTCAGAGGTGGGGGAGGTGTCCTAGAGCCCTTCCCAGTTGACCAAACAGGGTCAGCCTCACAGGGGTGCTTCAGGGTAGCTGCCTGCAGAGCTTCGTGGGGCCCAGGGCTCCTGCCTCGTGTAGAACCCAGTTCAAGGTCCAGAACCCCCACGTGATGACAAGGAGAAGGGGCACAGATAGTGGCCTGGCATGTGCCAGTTTCACTGGGGAAGAGCTGGCTTCCAGGAACCGGGGACTCCGGCTTTATCGGGATGGTAGTGCGGGGGCCTTGGTGTCAGAGTGGAGGCCCTGTCTAGCTGCCACCTCCCTTACTTACATCATGACCCAGGGTCAGGGGTCAGCACACTGTGATCCGCAGGCCAAGTTCCGCCTGCCATCGCATCTTACACAATCCGTGAGCTAagaatacattttacattttaaatgattagTAAAAATTCAGAAGAATAATGTGAGATTTGAAAAGTTCATGAAATGTCAATGCCATTGCCAATAAACAAGTGTTATTACCCTTTTGGGTTTCCCTAcaggctcagcggtaaagaacccgcctgcaatgcagaagatacagacatggcttcgatccctgagtcaagaaggtccgctggaggagggcatggcaacccactccagaattcttgcctggagaatcccatggagagaggagccttgtgggctacagtccacggggtcgtgaaaagtcggacacgaccggGCAACTCAGCACACATGGAGCAGAGAGCAGCCTTGTCCAGAAGCTGGCCCCTCCTTCTGGGCCTGCACTGGTCCCCCTGGACAGGCTCCTTAGGGCTCAGGTCCCCCTGACTGCTGTGGCAAAGGTGAGGCCCTCACCTGACCTCCAGAGCTCCACATTCGCCCCCAGAGTCCTCCAGCCCCATGATGCCTCTGGGGAAGGGCAGGGCCAGCCAGCTGCAGCAGGCAGAGAAGCCCTCCCGGGGCCCTGGATCCTCCTGGGGAGGCGGAGACGCAGGAGGCCTAGGACCCCGGCAGGTACAGCTGCTGGAGGAAGGGGCCCAGAGGAGGCACAAAGGGGCTTGTGTTCCTGCCCCAGCCCAGCGCCAGGCACTTCTTCTGCTAATGCTGCCAATTAGGAGGCTTCATTCTCACTGCAGACTGCCAGGGTGTGAGCCCAAAAGCAGGGTTTGTCTGGCCAAGACTCCAGGATGCAGTACCTAGGGTGGGAGTTGGAGGAAGTATTGGCTGCCAGATTGGACAAGGAGGGGATGAGGGCACTTGCCCGAGGGCACACGGGCGGCACATTATCATGGAGGGCAGGGGCATGGTTATaagagacacacatgcacacacgtgcttTCAAAATGCACGTGTGCAACACAGGATGCACCTTCTAACATTTGCCCAGCTATCCCTACACCCAGCAGTTTGCACTGCCCTGAGCAGCTGTGTGCACCATGCACACCTATGCTGGAAGCCCGGTCCCCAGAGGAGCCCTGCCCCCTCGGTCACCCGGGGCCCAGTGCTGGCTCTGAGCCCACTGCGGAGATTTAACACAGGCCCTTTGTCCCTGGGGATCAGAGTTGCGCACAAGGGGGTTTAGGAGCATTGAGACCATAATCCCCTCTGTGGGCGTACCCCGGATCTCAGTCTTCCAGGAGCCCGGAACAACTGGGTCTCCTTCTCCCAGCAGGGGCAGATGCTGAGCCAACTGGCATGTGGGTCGGGGGCAGGTCAGGACTAACATCCCTTGCCTCCCTCTCCACTATGCTCTGCAGTCCTAGGACAGCCGATTGAGGCCTTGGTCCCCAGCACACTCAGAGCTGGTGGGCACCTCCCTGTGGCCCCTCGGCAGGGAGCCCCTGCCTTGCTTGCTTGGAAGCTGGATCCTGCATCCCAGGCTCAGGCTCCTGGGGCACGGCAAGGGGTGCTGGCTCCTGCAGGCGGCCTCATCTGATGTCCGAGGCCCCAGGAATCAGATGGAAGATCCTGCTGAGCAGGGTAGTGGGGAGATCAAGAAGGGAAGGGGCATTCTGTCCCAGTCCCAAGAGGAGTCCAAAGCTGGCCTTTGTGcctggtggggcttccctggtggctcagatggtaaagaatctgcctgcaatgcaggagacccgggttccatccctgacttgggaagatcccttggagaaggaaatggctatccactccaggattcttgcctgaagaatcccatggacagaggagcccagcaggctgcagcccatggggctgcagagttggaaacgactgagcgactttccctcgCTTGCCTTTGGGGGGCTGTTGCCACACCAGGTGGCCCCCTCTGAAAGGACAACTTGGCTGTGTATTTCTGAAGCTCTCGATTCTCCACCTTTGCTCATTCCCTTAAAAATCTCACTGAATGCTCTAAGCAAAACATTTTTCACCAGCGTTCTGCAGAGAAACTCAGTACTTTTAATGGAATGCCAGGTAGCCCGGCCACACGTTTTTGTCTAATCTTATATGTAATTAAAGTCCCATTAGTGCAAGTGCTGAAAATAAAATGACCTCCACCCAAGGGTCAGGTTGATGGAGGCAAGATCTCCAAGTTCCATTCCCCGAGGCTGCCCTGACACAGTGCTTTTCACCTCGTGTATCGGTCAGCCTGGGCTGCTGTAACCAATACTGcagactgggggcagggggaggggctcaAACAACAGAGGTTTATcccttacagttctggaggctggaagtccaagatcaaggctccAACGGACTCGGTTCTTGGTGAGGGCTTGCTTTCTGGTCCAACCCACTGCAGGGAGTTAACCAAACAGACTGAGGTTTTCTGAGAGCCTCTCATGAACCCCAGATTCACTGTATCCTGCCTACAAACCCCTAGACCCATATCAATGCAAGCCCATCTGCCTAcctctttttttaacttaattaacTTTTTAACTTTTGTCTGTTCTAGGTCTTCGTTGTTATGCgttggctttctccagttgcgacaagtgggggctactctgtagtcgTGAGCACGGGCTTCTcgtggcggtggcttctctcgttgtggagcacgggctctaggcgtgcaggcttcagtagttgtagcgcgtgggctcagtagttgtgacacacaggcttagttgctccctggcatgaggtcttcccggaccaggcatCGAATCAGTGTCCCCTGTagtcaaactggtgtctcctgtaaTTCCcattacaaggtggattcttaaccactgggccatcagggaagcccctgcttatATCTTTgagaagcttcagttcagttcagttcggtcgctcagtcacgtctgactctttgcaaccccataaatcgcagcatgccaggcctccctgtccatcaccaactccaggaatccacccaaacccatgtccatcgagttgatgatgccatctaaccgtctcatcctctgtcgtccccttctcctcctgccctcaatctttcccagcattagggtcttttcaaatgagtcagctctgtgtatcaggtggccaaagtattggagtttcagcttcagcatcagtccttccaaagaacacccagggctgatctcctttaggatggactggttggatctccttgcagtccaagggactctcaagagtcttctccaacaccacagttcaaaagcatcaattcttcggcactcagctttctttatagtccaactctcacatccatacatgaccactggaaaaaccatagccttgactagacggacctttgttggcaaagtaatgtctctgttttttaatatgctgtctaggttggtcataactccttctgaggagtgtcttttaatttcatggctgcaatcaccatctgcagtgattttggagcccagaaaaataaagtcagccactgtttccactgtttccccttctatttgctatgaagtgatgggaccggatgccatgatcttagttttctgaatattgagctttaagccaactttttcactctcctctttcactttcatcaggaggcttttgagttcctcttcactttctgccataagggtggtgtcatctgcatatctgaggttattgatatttctcccggcaatcttgattccagcttgtgcttcttccagcccagtgtttctcatgatgtactctgcatagaagttaaataagcagggtgacaatatacagccttgacgtactccttttcctatttggaaccagtctgttgttccatgtccagttctaactattgcttcctgacctgcatacaggtttctcaagaggcaggtcaggtggtctggtatttccatctctttcagcattttccacagtttattgtgatccacacagtcaaaggctttggcatagtcaagaaagcagaagtagatgtttttctggaactctcttagaATTGCTGGGGTCCAGCATTCTTAGAGAATTACTCTGTTTGTACATGTCTTGTTGTTTTCTAGAGTTTGGAAGTGTCTCAGAGAAGCAGGTGTCCATGCTGCCCCACCTGCTTatctttccttccatctttctgtCCTTGAACTTGTCTTTCCAAACAGATTTCTGGAACAATGTTCAAACAAAACTAGGGTTACTTCCAGATGATGGAATTTAAGGCATTTTTCTAtctctcttctgttctttttcgtaccacttccatttttaaaatagggtTGTACTAATTTTACAAAGTAAAAAtgattgttcttttttaaatgggATACATTTTTAACCTATAAGTTCTCAAAAGATATGAAATTGGAGATTCCCAGGGTCAGGAACAATATGGGGAGTGGGTTCTCTTACTTACCTGGGGGAGTGTACTGAGGACCTTCTCATGACTTAAAAACCTTACAAACATGAAGCCCATTTGGCTAAAACATTGCGCCCACAGAAAAGGTATCCTAAGAAATgatgagagggacttccctggtggtccaatggctaagactccatgctcccaacacaggagacccgggttcaatccctggtcgggtaaCTAGATCCCACCTACCACGAATAAATGATCCTGCATGTCGTCACTAAgaccggtgcagccaaataaataaatgaataggagTGATTGGGAAGATGTGCCAAATTTATAAATTAAGGTTTTCCTAAAGatatcattttacttttctttttttttttttaagaattaaaaaaaacgtTTAACAAATATCAAACACACGCAGGATAGAATCACTgtgaggagggggaagggaggggttgACTTGACACTCAAAAGCCTCATCAGAAACGGCAGAGACTGGGGGAGACTGAAGAGccacacacactgacacatgtGCACTGGACGAAGGGCAGGGCACAGACTGTCTGGGTCTAGATAATGGTTTCTTCCTTCAGCAGTGTCTCCTTCTGCATGGAGCTCAGTTCTCCTCCCAGACTATCCAGGTTTTCCAGGTACGAGATCTCTTGGGTGTCCTCAGTACTCTGGGAAATGGGCAACAAATGGCATCTAGGGCAGGCTATTTCTTGGATGAGGCAGATGGCACCAGCCACCATGAACAGAAGGATGCTGAAGCCCAGGACGTAGTAAGGCCACTGTATGGAGAACTGCGGGGGGCTGGGCTTCATCCGCAGACTCTGGATCTCCAGGGCATGCAGCAACAAGGCCAGGAAGGCACAAGCCCCTGTGAGGAAACTGATGAAGGTTGACACAAAGTTGTGCTTCCGGGTCCTCGGAAAGAGCTGAGACGCAAAGGACACCATGATGAAAGTGGTGAGGAAAGACAAGACAACGGCGGACAGCAGGGAGACTCGGCCGAGGATGACGTAAATGGATAAGGGTCGAGGCTTCCAGCACTTGATATGGAAGCAGTTCTCAAACAGGCCACTGAAGAACACTTCCTGGGACTCCTCGTTCACCAGCCGCACCCAGAAGGGGAAGATGGAGACCAGCCAAGATATCATTTTAAATGACAGCAACTTTTCAACTATCCAACACTAGGAGACTGATTACAAGTTTGGttctggtgatttttttttaagtttcttctttGAGCTCCTTTGACtgacttttattttctaacaAGAAGGCATTATTTTGATAATCATCATAAAGCTACTTTTACTTTGCTAAGAAGTCTGGTTCTGCAGAGCGATTTTCCCCATTAGCTGAACATTTGTCCAAGGTGGGGGCGTCATGAGCAGCCCCAGATAGGACACGTGCCAATTCTTCAAGCTTCccactttaaaaggaaaaacaagcctCTTTATTAGTCAGATGAGCTGGTGGCTCTGCCATCGGATTCTGTAGGGGAGAGATCTCCTGGACGTGGACAGCAAGGGAGACCCCCATGAAGAGGGACTCTACGCAGGAAACCTGAGCAGCTGGTGAATGACAAAGAGGGTGAGGGCGATGGGAAGGCAGGGCTCAGAGCCGTCACAACGTAGACACGAGTGCAGGGAAATGAGCGTTGTTTCAGGCGCCTCAGTTCGCTGTGTTTTCATCTACCAGCTGTATTTAGCAAAAGGAGAAAATGTCAGTGTTGAGCCATTTCCTCGCTTCTAGACAAACACCGGGCCGGCTTGAGAAGCCGGATCTCAGCTCACTACCGCCCCCTCGTGTCAGACAGGGTACCTGGGAGGGACAGGtgcagaaaggaaatgaaattgtACTGGAGAAAAATCCACCTGAGAAGGGGGAGGCTGTCCGCTCGGGTGGGTCCTacgagagagaaagagagagagagagagactccaaGGGAACTGTGAAGATTCAGCCTGGCTCTAGAGACGGTGGAACAGCATCCACACATCCCTTAAGAAATCCCTCACAAGTGACAGTTCTATTGTCAAGAAATTTGGGAAACGCAACCCactatattttctctttcagattcCTGATGCATTTTAGCAAGTAAAAGTCATTGAAAAGTTCtgcaacaaaaaaatttttttattattacaacttttattctgaaaaactaatttttttctttatattttttaatttatttttttattgaaggataattgctttacagaattttgttgttttctgtcaaacctcaatatgaatcagccataggtatatcccctcccttctgaacctcccttccatctcccgccccatccccccactctaggttgatacagagcccctgtttgagtttcctgagccatgcagcaaattcccattggctgtctattttacatacggtaatgtaaatttccacgTTACTCACaacatacatctcaccctctcctcccctctccccatgtccattagtctattctccatgtctgtttctccactgctgccctgtaaataaattcttcagcaccatttttctagattctgtatatatgcattagaatatgatatttgtctttttctttctgagtcacttcactctgtataataggttctaggtcaacaagaaaatttttttaaagatttcacttTCCCCAAAGTCTGTGATCATACGCTCCTTTTACAAATGAAGTCTATTCACAGCCTTGGGAAATAACATTCCATGGAATACATGTTGGGAACCACTGCTAAAATAGAGGCATGGCTGAGGAGGGCTGGGCTGTTCCAGAATCGATCTAGAGAAAGAGAAGTAAGGTGGTCATTCTGGTGCTCACACTGGGGCCTCAGGAGCTGGGCGTTCTCTTCCTTTCAAAATTCTGCTGGCTGGGTCACAGGGTGGCGATGCGGATGTTGGTGATGGTGGTAGTCGGGGTGACGGTGGTGATGAGAGCCCAGGCACAGTGCTTATTCTGGGTTTGTTGTCCAGTCAAtcatttgtatctgactcttctgcgaccctgtggactgtagcctgtaaggctcctctgttcatgggatttcccaggcaagaatactggagtgagttgtcatttcctcctccaagggatcttcccaacccaaggatcaaaccagcatctcctgcattgcaggcgaattctttaccactgagccaccagggaaacgtGCTTCTTCTATACCAGATATTGTTCTAAGCCGTTTATAAATTAACTCATTTTATTCTAACCATCTGAAGGAAAGGTACAATTTTTTAGATATAAAAAATGAAGCTGAACTCATTCATAGCTGGTGGGAACATACTATTGGTACATCCAGTTTAGAAGACAGTTGGGTGTGTCTCCCAGGCCGCTGTACAGTTTGTGACATGTTCAAATCAAAATAACACCTTTGGGGCCACCCACAGGGCCTCCCGATGACCTGAGGGGGCTATTTCTTCAGATAAGAGGCCTCTTGAGAGGCCACCGGTCTCAGGTGAAATTCTCAGAGGTCGATACTGAGGCGGCTGAGGATGGCGTGGTGGCTGGCTGCAGCCTGCTTCTCCTTCTGAAGGAAGGGCACCGTCACCCAGCCCAGGGGACCCCACCTGaagctgggctgggggctgggcgcTGGGCGCTGGGCACCACCTCTGGCTCTGCCCCCAGCACCTCTCAGGGTTGACGTGGGAACTTCCTCTCGTGGCCGGGAGGGGGTGCTGCCCGCGAACTGCAGAGCAGCCTGGGCGGAGACCTCCTCTCCCAGGACAGGGGTGTGAGGCCCTCAGAGGCCATCCTGAAAAATGAGGGGAGATGTGAATATTTCTTGGGTTTGTTCACTTATTTGTTGACTAGGTGCCCCTCCCTCCCAGCCATGAGAAGGTCTGTCTGGGTCACTTGTGGGTCACCAGCTCTGAAAGCAGAgatcacacacccacacccacgcCCTCCCCTTTCCCAGGTCCCCTCACCACATGTGGCTGCAGGGCAGGCCTGCGCATCTTCCTGGTATCGGCTCAGAAGCTCCTGGGCTCCACCCTTGCTGGCTCTACAGACTCCTGGCCAGGCCAGGCCCAGGTCCCCGTATGGGTCCCTGGAAGGGATGGGTGAGGGACACAGTATCTTGAGGGCCAGGCCTGGGAAAACAGGGCTGGTGACATATCTGGGCCCTACTGCCCGCCTCCCAGGACCTTCCTCCTCCGTCCTGCCCTCTCCACCATCAGGGGACTAACTCTGGCCCCAGAGGGAGCTGCCTGGTCTTGTCTTCCCAGGACAACACTGGGTCTGACATAAGCCTCGCCAGCCAAatctatggttcttccagtagtcatgtatggatgtgagagctggaccataaagaaggctgagctccgaagaactgatgctttcaaattgtggtgctggagaagactcttgagagtcctttaatAAATGATCTTTCTGATCGAACTAACCTTGAAAGGGTTTTGTTGTTTGCAACCAAAACCCGCATAGCACAGATAAGTGGACGATGATTTAGGAGTTAAAGAGTGGTCTTGGAGTGGACGGGACGCAAGTGTCCGTGAGGGTGTCCAGGAAGCCACCCGGGGCCACCGAAAGTGCAGCAAGGTGTCAACTTGAACATATACACTTTTATTAGCAAAGGGGACAGAAGGGGACTGGGCCTGACTCAGCAGATGGCCCCAACTCTCGGGGGCCACTGGCTGGGCTCAGGCCAGCTGTAGGAATGGGAGAGCCCAGAGCAGAGGAAGGAGCAGCAGCATCAGGCAGGAGTCCAGCCTGCAAGTGTTGTTTTGGGCCAGAACCTCTCGGATCCACTTGTAGTGCACACTGATATTGGTGTAGACACCCGGCCGGTTGGGCCTACCGCAGCCCACTCCCCAGCTCACGACTCCAACTTGATACCACAGCCCTTTCTTTTCACAGACCAAGGGCCCACCTGAGTCACCCTGGGGACCAGCACGGGTGAGTCCAGCCTGGGGTGGCGCGGGAGGGGTGAGCAGAGAGGCCGGGAGAGTAGGAGGGGCTGTGGCCAGGCAGACAGGGTGCaaatcccacccctcccctccaccaaAGTGAGCAAGCCTCAGCTTCTGCATCTGCAAAGTGGAACAGTcgtccctccccccgccccccagggtGGGCACGAGGCCCGAATGGAGGGCAGGGACGCAGGGTGCTTTCTGGCCAGGGAGGGGAGGCGGGCGGCTGGGGTGATGCGCGAGCTGGGGACGGGAGGGACACTCACAAAGCAGGAATCCTTGCCGCCTTGAGGCTCGCCAGCGCAAATCATGTCTCCCCAGATGTCAATGCGGAAATCGGGCATTGAGAACAGGTGATTACACATGGTGGTGTTTATGATCCCGACCTGCACTTCCTGGAGGGTGTAGGGAGATGGCAGACCTGCCACGGAGTTGAGGGAACAGAGAAAGATGGCGTCCTGAGCCTCTCCTCTGCCATCAGAATGGCACAGGCTACAAAGGCATGCGGCGGGGGGACCCTGGGGCACCCACAGTACCTGGGACATTGCCCTTGACTCCTCTGCTCTAGCCCAGCACCCAGCATGTGGTGGGTGATGAACACACCACGGAAGGGCCTAGAGGAGGGACTGGCTGTTACAGCTTCCCTCACTGCAGCCTGCAGAAAATAGGCCCTGCTCCAGCCCCCAGGGAGAGACCTTAGCACTCCGGGGTGGGGCTGGTGCAGCTGGGATGGTTTAGGATCTGCACAGTCCAGCGTCCAGTGCCTGCGGGAGtggggcagcctggcgtgctctCTCTCCCCCTGCAACAAGCCTGCCAAGCCCGAGCCCAGAGCTCTACCAGGTGCTCCTGCAGCATCCCTGGGATGCAGTGTAATCAACCTTGGTCTTGGGTAAGGAAAGATTCAGGAGGAGGGTCACCCTCCTTCAACCCCGGCAAAGCACCAGGAGCTGCCAGAGCCTAACATGAacccatgcatgctaagttattttaatcgtgtccaactctttgcaaccccatggaccatgacccaccaggctcctctgttcatgggattctctaggcaagaatagtggattgggttgccatgccctcctccagggggtcttcccgacccagggatcgaacctgggtctcttatgtctcctgcatgggtcagcggatcctttaccattagcaccccctgggaagccctgatatgaAGCCAGGCCTGTCCAAAGTCTAGAACTGAATCACCTCCTTGTCCTGCAGAGGATGGTGATCCCATTAACACTGAAAGCTGTTGAAGCAATCGTTTCTTGACTTCCAGGCGCTCTGCTAAGCCCTCATGTAGGAATGCTTTTAAGCCTCAGAACTACCCTCTCTGGTGGGAACTattattaccccattttacagatgtggaaggTGAGGCAGAGTGAGATGAAGTGCTTTGCCCAAGGTTTCCCCACTAGTACAGAGTACATCAGCTCTGGGGGTGGGGTCAAGAAGTCACCTTCTACCTGTCGGAGTGAGGGTTCAGCTGGCGCTGGATGTGATTGCCTGtcagctgggggaggggcagtgtcAGCCTGGCTGGGCCCCTCAGCTCACGGCCATCCAGCCCTTTGGGCCCAAGAAGTCTACACTGGGGCACCTTCTCCAGCCCCCTGGGGTGCAAGGAAAGGACAGGGCAGGTCTCCAGTCGACTCCCCTCTCCTCACTGGCAATGCCAGGTGTGTGGCTGGCTACTCTCTCTGGGCCAAGGAGCCCTGGCTTCTCCATGGATCCCCAGGGCCTGGGAAACTCTCCATGCCTCTCcgggtttcctcatctgtaaagcaggCATAAAGATGCTCCCAGCtctttggcaggtagatttcaGAAGGAAGAGAGTCCTTGGAGCCCTGGTACACACAGTGCACCAGGGGAGCTCGGTCTATCACGGCTGCTGTGGTTGAGGGCAAGGCAGGGCCGTGCTAGGCCCGGGGGCAGTGTGACCGGGGTCTAATTCGTGAGCCCCTCTGGGGGACCCGGGCCCAGCAGATTCGAGGGACTCGTGGTAAGACAGAAATGGGTGGCagctaatggcaacccactccagggctcttgcctggagaatcccatggacggaggagtctggtgggctacagtccatggggtcacaaagagtcggacgcaactgagcgatttcactttcacatttcactaaTGCCAGCACATGGAGTCCCGCAGAGATTGAGTGGGAGCAGGGCTGGAGCAAGGCTTAAAGTTTCAAGGAGAGAATGAATGAGCTGGCACTCCAGGATGGGAGGGCTCCCACCTCCCACCGCCCCTGTCGGTGCagaaggggtgggggagctggAGTGGGAGGCTGGATGGAGGGGGTAGGGGGGAGCACCCTGCTGGGGTAGAAAGAAGGGTTTCCTGAAACACAGACACCCACTTCCCCCACAGCACCCAACAGACACCCAGCAAGCTGAGGGTGCTAGCCTGGGCCTTCCTCTCTGGTTTCTGGCTCACAATCTCCGGAAGAGAAGGGGAGCTTAGGGTACATACAGAAAGCCCTGCTCTACGGGCGAG
This window harbors:
- the LOC112444355 gene encoding transmembrane protein 225B — protein: MISWLVSIFPFWVRLVNEESQEVFFSGLFENCFHIKCWKPRPLSIYVILGRVSLLSAVVLSFLTTFIMVSFASQLFPRTRKHNFVSTFISFLTGACAFLALLLHALEIQSLRMKPSPPQFSIQWPYYVLGFSILLFMVAGAICLIQEIACPRCHLLPISQSTEDTQEISYLENLDSLGGELSSMQKETLLKEETII